The following proteins come from a genomic window of Gordonia westfalica:
- a CDS encoding endonuclease — MSTTETDDTVKALFERAGRTYADEAGITLKDTPAPLFELLVLSLLLSTRISADIAVAAARELFASGFRTPEKMAGASWQSLVDALGRGHYKRYDESTATRLGEAGQKVVDDYHGDLRGLAEKAGSDPDEASTLLQEFTGIGPVGADIFLREVQSVWGWVTPHFDKRALSAAKELGLPDDPARLADLADGRPEALAAALVRVSLDKDLLDELRAG, encoded by the coding sequence ATGAGCACCACCGAGACAGACGACACCGTGAAGGCCCTGTTCGAACGGGCCGGACGCACCTACGCCGACGAGGCCGGGATCACGCTGAAGGACACGCCGGCCCCACTGTTCGAGCTCCTGGTCCTGTCGCTCCTGCTGAGCACTCGGATCTCCGCCGACATCGCGGTCGCCGCGGCCCGCGAACTGTTCGCCTCCGGCTTTCGCACCCCGGAGAAGATGGCCGGGGCGTCGTGGCAGAGCCTCGTCGACGCGCTGGGCCGCGGGCACTACAAGCGCTACGACGAGAGCACGGCGACGCGCCTCGGCGAGGCCGGGCAGAAGGTGGTCGACGACTATCACGGGGATCTCCGCGGACTCGCCGAGAAGGCCGGCTCCGACCCGGACGAGGCCTCGACGCTGTTGCAGGAGTTCACCGGCATCGGCCCGGTCGGCGCGGACATCTTCCTGCGCGAGGTGCAGTCCGTGTGGGGTTGGGTCACACCGCATTTCGACAAGCGAGCGCTGTCGGCGGCGAAGGAACTCGGCCTCCCCGACGACCCGGCGCGTCTCGCCGATCTCGCCGACGGCAGGCCCGAGGCCCTCGCCGCGGCCCTGGTGCGGGTCTCACTCGACAAGGACCTGCTCGACGAGCTCAGGGCCGGGTAG